Within Vicia villosa cultivar HV-30 ecotype Madison, WI linkage group LG1, Vvil1.0, whole genome shotgun sequence, the genomic segment atataaagttggcaccaaatgatgaaaaggcggtaaaaggcaatcggctcgctaagttgggtaaccctcacccggttattcagcccaaaggagattgatccccaaacgtcgtccaaaaggacaatatataactgcaaagtttgaaaatttcatcggtaataaaaagtagccaatgcttcTAGTTTGGtgccaagaaaagaaaataagaagcctcgattcgtctcatgcaggtgatgattattataagaaatgcagtgccttaatatgattgtccgaatgaaagaggaggaaaatcggaaaaagacttaagtgcaaagcatagttggagaggtatccgaaacgggagcttgaggtttaatgtggtaacagaaactcgtcgcgtcatgtgaatgccgaaccaactgtttcttgatcaatacagacggatatctcacgtatgaacaccgtgtgctttgaagttcattaatttttgtaattgtcgcttgaggtcaagcaacggtttaagtttgggggagtttgatcagtggtttttacacgtttatttaccgttgattttagtcgtctttgctttatattgtcaagtgctttacttcattcttctacattttatgctttggttgtggattttactatttgcaggctccaaggaataaatcgagacaaatcaatgcgaaaaagtacaaaaaggggagtttcgaaggaagtgaaaaatcaagctacattaggtctgacacgaccacctgtgtcacctgaaactgacagtgttaggatgaagcgtggccaagaaaatgcaaaagagatgaaattcacggggctgacacggctcgtgttagcaagtgtgagatctggaaattttcagcatatttctcatcgtgacaggtgtgtagtattttgatcataactagagcttcgtaactccgattgacgcggttccggtggcaaaatttcgctaacgaaaagggctacaactttcatgaagaacgcaaatccaaattctgaagttaaggaccaacacggcccgtgttacctaacacggccacccgtgttagcagtgctgagtgtgattttgaaaaattaagtccaggaggccaacacggccacccgtgttgcctgacacggccagtgttggctaaaacgctgattttgctgatttttgtgattttttattaagtgttgacccaaggggcattttgggtacttccaaccaacctaagtgagtctgcactatttagaagagttttaacgatgaattagaggactttttggctaggagaagacacgattgaagattggagaaaacaagggtttgggagagaagaaggtcttcatgaacggaagcgattgaagatcaactttcatctcaattcttgtaatgtatctattttataatttgttttctttgaacaatatgagtaactaaaccctaatgctagggggtgtccctgatttgattctgtaatgattttgaattcctgagttcatcaatagatttgttttcttatttaatttaattgtacaaggtttttatgctttctttgtcggaccaacaagattgatttacggttaacaaccagctggacagcggttgttaagatttttgtacgattagactatagtagatatcacctaggactagggataccctatagttaccggttaactcttgataacataaaggcttgatttcatcataattctctaaggacttaggagttaggatgaatgttcaaaggttttcccactaaggacttaggggaaaataatctaaagggcggtaattaaaggttatgaacttgttgaagagatctaaatccaaggttattacaggaacaatcacacactatacccctagcataatactcatatttgtcaaaaagccaatttacttttctgtttattttaattactgtttagtgacaatttgcaaacaaaaccccaatattagtttttgtttaattgatctataatttgaactcgatattactacgcagtccttgagatcgacattcggggaatttccctattattactacagaggcaaaatagtacacttgctgtTTTACCGATCAGTATTCGTACAACATTTTATGTAGTTAAATATCGAATTAGAATTGATGTGATTAATGCTTAAATAGATTTTAACTAAtatgtgatttttaataaatattgtaGGGGAGGAAAAAGAATATTTTAGCAGTGATTCTATTGACAAATCTGATGCAAATAACTTTGATGGATACGAGCATGTCACACCCGAGTTTCTTAATGCACTCAAAACATCTGGATTGCCAAATCATTCTATCAAGTTGAAAGTTGGTGCGACTATCATGCTAATGCGCAACCTAGACCAATCTGAAGGCCTGTGCAATGGGACACGACTGACAGTGACTAGGCTTGCCAACCATGTCATTGAAGCTAAAATCATTTCAGGTAAAAATGTTGGTAACATCAATTATATTCCAAGAATGTCTTTGTCTCCTTCccaatcaccatggccatttaAATTGGTAAGGAGACAATTTCCAATTATTGTCTCATTTGCAATGACAATAAACAAGTCTCAAGGACAATCTCTTGACCATGTTGGGTTATATTTACCTAAAGAAGTATTTAGCCATGGTCAATTGTATCTGGCTATCTCTAGAGTTAAATCAAAAAAGGGTCTTAGGATTCTTATTCATGACAAAGATAAAGAAGTTTTGACTATTACCACCAATGTTGTGTTCAAGGAAGTATTCCAGAACATTAATTAGGTATCCTCTCTGCTTCCCCAATGTGAAATTATACTTGCAATTTACTTTATAATTCAAGCTCATACAAGAATTCCTTTTATTGCAAAGTTATGATTCGGGATACCAATTCTCATTGCAGGAAAACAATTGAAGCTTATGGTGCTGGTTTTGAAGTTGGTTGCTTTAACAAATATTGGTTTATTCAATGTCAACAAAGATTTGTTAAATCATATTTAAACAACATTTTAGTTACTGACAAGGTTGTTATTTTCCTAACATGTATTTTGTTCCTGTTACAACAAACATGTATTTTCCTAGCAGTGATTTTTGAACACATTTAATTCACATGCCAAGGCAAGTTTTTGATACCTACTTGCCAACTGGGTGCTGTATTAGAATAGGTTTCTAAATTGCTATTCATGGCACACAAGGATACCTGgcgagtattttttttattactatatTTAAATATAGTTCTAATTAAATAAAGCATTACAACATTTTGGATAACAATGGCACACAAGTTACTGCATTATTATTTTCCTAACTTGTGTTTTGTTCCTGTTACAACAAACATGTATTTTCCTAGCAGTGGTTTTTGAACACATCTAATTAAATAAAGCTGTAATACATTTTGGATAACAATGGCACACAAGTTACTGCAATAATTTGGAAAATTTGAAGCAACTAACCAAGAGCAATTTCATCTTAGCCACACCCAGGTTCACCATCATAAGTTATAAACAATTTTAAGCATTCTGTTATAAACAAATTAGAAACGGAATATAAACAATTCTAACAATACAACTGATCATaaagttgttttttaaaacattgcACTAAATATCCTCTAACAAGGAACGAGATATAAATACATCGAGAAACATATGATAATTAACTTGGGAAAACTAAGTGGAATCACCCACGTTTAAAATCCATTAAATGGACAACCAGTACAACATAAATCCCATCAAAAGCGATTACACTCCCTCCCTCAACGGTTCAACAGCCAAACGACCAATGTGTGTGCCTCCCTGTTTATCCTCAAGGACAACTTGTCTCCTCTCTTCAGCCTTCTCTGTCTGGCATACTCATACCATCCAACCCCTATGTACGCATTCTCCTCTGTATTTCTCGGCCTGCATCGTAGCTCTTCTTGGTACACAATCCCCATATCTGCATCAAAAATATCTATTTGCGTGGGAAAGGCAGTTAAGAACCTGCAAACTTCCCGCGGAAACACCTGAACAAAAAGTAAATTCGTTACATCATCATTAAGTATCCGGGAAGTTGTTTTGTTACTCATTATTGTGCAAAGTAACTCTTACAAGTACATTACGCCGAGCATTTCGACCTGATGCAATTGTTTTTGTCCACGAAATTGTATCGTCTCCGTCGGAAAAACTCAAATTTGAATCCATGCTTCCAGAACTGCACAACAGTTACGATAATCAATGACAACCTTTTCAAATTTTACACATCATGGATTACTATGAGGAAACAATTTCAACACATCCGCCTGGGCATTTATGCTGATCATACAAGGGAAATAACAATCGGCAATTAACTAATTCATACACATATCAACCTTATCACTGCACACGAAAATAAATGAGAGACGCAAAACATTTATAATCGTATGAATTTTGTAAATACAATTCCTTCAGCAATCTGTCAGTTGCAGTATATCACTTtctcacaattcatcaattgcacCATATCGTGAGCAGCTTAGAAAATTTCTAAATGGCATAACATTCTAAACTTCATAGCGTCTGTGATGATTTTCAGAACAGTGAAATTCTTCCCCACATATAGTTCAATTTATCGAAGCTATGAGTCATTGAACATTAGGTCAAAAAACAATTTTCAATTCCTAATAATCTGAATAACTTACCTGAACTCcgactgtcgcgggcgaaaaaccgttttgttcctctttttgtgggatgagacacctgatgccttctttgggctcgagtgctcataaaaaatgatttttcttttgtaccgaccaaactttttattatttccaaaggaggaaaagggaaaaagctgcaataacctaaaagtggggggagagatcttgggtaagagggttggttatacgaagggaaggtattagcacccaacgtatctatagtactctataggtttctttgctttgtttttcattccatgttattgagaggttcttgtgaaataggtgggacctaaggtgtttgtttgattatgctcgcaaagatcatcgcgatcctctgcatacatatcccttagagggaatcagagcatctgtagctcggggtctacgggtgctaaggtttgaatggttttttttgtgttttgttttgctcgccaaggatcgaccttgtgcctacgtattctcaaagggatgttgagaaagtcagagcaatcgtagttcccacttatgctagtggaagcaaaggaaaatagacaaatgtcgtctaaatgctagatgtatctaatctatatcatcacatacatctatttaattttgtttgaaaatcttttcattataagcccggggccatgccacttagggtgcttagaatgataaagatgtttttgtttaaccagccttgtggcaaaagtttcaatgaagtcagccttgtgacaaaaactttgattaatcagccagccttgtggcaaaagtttcaatgaagtcagccttgtgacaaaaactttgattaatcatccagtatggtggtaaaacagtttgattgattagccagccttgtggcaaaaagaagtttgattgattgattgattatttgtgatgatatagaagagatactcctagcatagagatgaaaaatgtctaatctcctagggtatttgatttggatattggggatgcttataagaagcccgtgggtccttgtacgaagcccaagaggaggctatccgagggtccttgcattgtaagcccaagaggaggctatgggagggacaatccagggtccttgcattgtaagcccaagaggaggctatgggagggtcactcgtttgtacaaagcccaaggggaggcgtggtatagttggtttgagctcttagagcgatttcaccgggaaaccatactctatgtcctaacctaaactagggagattctttgcacgaagcccaataggaggctatggggaacctagtgttgtactaagttgaataagcatataacacaatcacaagtatgaacaagtacgaacaaacatgaacaagtacatgaacaaatatgaacagttatacatatatgacaaagtgtgcgtgtataatggagtttatgaaggaaatatacctgtaagcatgatccatttgtatacacagggctcaggactcacactcggggagaggtccatttaaatttattcaacagctatgtaaacaggtatttacaaaggggctcgggacttatacctacatggaggcccatggtatattttttgggaagatttaaagaaaccttcgtttttggtttgttattaaagttaaaaatcaaactgatcgagatatgtacaaaaggcgtacaatgaaatacctaatttcatgtacttgagtgggtatgtacgaaagggctcgggacttatacctacgtggaggcccatggtatattgaaaagctttgaagtttggagttttgttgttttggaaatgatttgaaaattgttttaaaaaggtttattttgaagaagttttattgttttgaaaacagtttgaaaagtattgtttttttttgaaaaagttttctgtacaaagaaaaactgtgaaaagaaagaggaaagggacttatactctctaatattcgagaggcccacatcgttttgaaaatcaattgatcagttaaaagatttaatcaaaagtttcaaaaagaaatggttcattgtttttgaaaagaaccgcgatcgctcgttttaaaacgatttgaattttgaaagaagttaatttaatcaagataaacaaaaagattgtcttcaaatgacacttagatgattagggtttgctcaaaaaatatttacaagtgattaagtttgagaaatcaagtgagaaacaatatttaaaagtattaaaaaacacttaaaatatgttattttaaacttaattaaaaatgtattaaacaaatatatttttgtgatttttttttatattcataaaatacatatataaaataataagtgtgtaaaaaatgaagtaaaaataattaattttgattggttaaaatgattaatgaaattgtgaagaaatgaaagaaaataggttgcaaaaaaaatggttttgtgttcactagggcttgaacccacgccctctctctcacataccaaaacctggaccaactgagctgcgcgcgcagcttgtaagtataacgcgctcatttaattatattgaaaaaatgacatttgaatttctgaacacaaaaatggcgccaagaacacaccccaattttgattttgaaaatctctaaaactggattgttttgatcaagtagatagtctatcttgctcggttttggacgagaaacatgatggtgccctcataattcatttatatttgctctaaggtgatcaattttgtgatgaacaccaagaaccctaattctgaatttgaacatggaatcgtgtaggattgatgaattgtgaaattgattgagggctattgatcagtgatagtgcagaaacaagatagcaattcaatttttcatttatgatgcgtgtatgtatgagtttggagttcatgaggcttaccttcaaaaacggccaaactgggaatcgaattctgcaaatgagaggttccagatgttgtttcttgatctggacagcttcagtggaccttatggaacatgtttggatgattggaatgaactgaaaacctctggaccagttggtgatgctcgatctgcagtagggctcaagtgaggatcaagcttggtgattttggaattacaggtcagggatgatgattggaatagttcatatatggtacatggatggtgtttggatggttagattggacagaattgagcttgaatgaaaattggcatgataaggcttaagttatgcatatttgagaagtgaggtagtgattctgagttcttggtgtttttggggtgtatggatgattcagacacatcatatatgacatttagaagttgtgggaagcatcactttgttcagaacttgcaaggtttggaggttgagttttctacctcactttgaaacacatgacttgtaattcaagaaagaagagagaaaacctataattgtgaggttttggtgtgattttgaatgaggtttggacctctatttataggccaaggattctgaactccaagctttgcaagttgatcaaagaatggtgatttggcatttggagataaaatggaatctttacatttaatgcataatggttaaaagtgactaaaccatggttaaacttcaagcttcttatcctcttccattctgatcttctaatcagaaaatatcttcaattattgtcttgatgcatcattacttgcattatttggcaaaatggttcataacttagtgaaaatggcttgaaatttcaagtgaaaatgatcactaaatgcataattcaaaaccatagctatgcttcatattttttcatgctcttggacattttggaaagttcatgttacacacttcaaaagcctagttgaaagtttcttcaagacctttaaggaaatgggtgaaaaagatccatgaactttgaagaaaatgaagttttaagtgaaattttcataagatgccaactttgaagctccatatctcttaaatggttgatcttatggaaaaaatttatatgtgtcaaagttgtttattggatcaaaatctacaactttcatgttggaagttgttttcagtttgtaggtgaaattt encodes:
- the LOC131605672 gene encoding uncharacterized protein LOC131605672; translated protein: MDSNLSFSDGDDTISWTKTIASGRNARRNVLVFPREVCRFLTAFPTQIDIFDADMGIVYQEELRCRPRNTEENAYIGVGWYEYARQRRLKRGDKLSLRINREAHTLVVWLLNR